CTCCTTCTTTGAAACCTTCTACGGCTGAGCCTACTTCTTTTATGACACCTGCAATATCCCAACCAAGGATAATTGGAAATTGAAAAGGTAGCATTTCTTTCAAGTAGCCTTCCCTCAATTTCCAATCAATTGGATTGATCGACGTTGCATAACTCTCTACAACAACCTGGTTTTCTCCTGGAGAAGGTGAGGCTACCTCTTTTTCAACTAACTGATCTTTTCCTCCATACTGTTCAATAACAACTGCTTTCATAGTAGAAAACTCCTCTCAATCATTGATTCTCTACTATGTTCCCGTTATATCCCTCATTCTAAACAGACTAACTTTCAATACGACCGAATTTTGACAGTGTTATTAAGTTCTGAACTGTTAAAAATCCCTGCCATTCTTTTTTTGCGCCTTCCCAACTGTCTTCGTATTGTCCCCATGACCAACTTGGTTCCCAACTGCCATTAGAAAGTTGTTTTTGAATTAAATAATCCAAATTCACTTGAAGCTCTTGATTGAGCTCTTTAGCAAAAGGAGATTGATCAGACTCAACAAGAACAACGGGTTGTACACCATAATGATCCCATTTTTCAGGACGATCTATGATATATGGCAATTTCTGCTTAATTTTCTCGTGAATTTTTTTGTTAATCTCACCACCAGCTAACTGAGCTAAACGAAGATAGCACTGTACCTCATGAATTTCGTATTCATTTAGGCTATCCAGGTGATTCATCACTCTAGCCAATGATTCTGAAGTGATCGAATAATTACTCCCATAGTGTAAAAAATACCCTACAATTTCTGCATCGGGATTGGCAGAATAAGCGACTTCTCCTTCCGTTACCTTCCACCACGGAGCGTGTGGCACTGAATTCACTGAATGAGGTACAGCTTGCCAACTTTGCTTATCAACTTGATATGTACTTCTCAAATAGTGAAGACCATCCTTAACAAACGGGTGATCAGAATCGAGGTCAAGCTGACTCATGTATTGAAAAGCAACTGAGGTGGCCATAGGAGAAGACTCTTTCAGGCGAAAATCTGGTTCAAGATTGTTCCCAAATCCCCCATCTTTATTTCGAAATTCTTCCAGTTCATTTAGCACACTTTCTTTATCACCATTTCCTTTCCAAAAAGCATAATACTCTCGATCAACCGGCCTCGCATGATTACGTACAAAGGAACACGCTGCTTCAAAACGTTCTTGTGATAATATCTTCACGTTAATCAACCCTTTCTACCTTTTCGGTCACTTATAGCTAATTTCTGGACAACGTTGTCATTTCCTTTTATCCCTACTTGAATTTAATTGTAAGAATAAGTAGAGTGTTATTAGAAAGAAGATTTCGACAAGGAGGATGCTTATGAATATTATAATTTTTGGTGCTGGTGCACTTGGTACATATTTCGGGTCAAGATGGTCTGAAACTGGTGAAAACGTCTCCTTTTATGTTCGTGAAGGAAGAAAAGCGCAAATTGAACAAGAAGGGCTGCAAGTAATAAGTGTAAAAGGTAATACGAAGGTGCGCTCTCCTAAACTCATTACAAATGCGTCTGAAGTATCTTCCGTTGACCTTGTTCTTCTGGGCGTTAAAGGATATCACCTTGAAGATAGTCTTCCAGTTCTCAAGGAGTTTGTTGCGAAAGGAGCAAAGGTTCTTCCTATACTAAATGGAATTGAACATATTTCCATCCTCAAAGATGAACTCGGTGAAGAATCAGTACTCGGTGGATTATCATACATTATTGCTACTCTTGATGACCAAGGGCACGTACAACATACGAGTGAACTACATGACCTAATCTTCGGTCCGCTCCACCCTTCTCAAGAAGAGATCTGTGCTTCAATAAGCAAAATGAATGAGCATGCGAATTTTAATTCTCAATTAACTTCAAACATCGAAGAAGAGATGTGGAAAAAGTATATGTTCATTTCAGCGATGTCTGGTGTAACTACTGCTGGGGATTTTCACACGGGCATCATAAGAGATGTCCCCGAAACCCTCAAACTAGTTGAAAATGTGATGAGTGAGATCAGAACACTTGCATCACAGTATGACATACACATCAATCAAGAAGATATTGATCGCCGCATGAAGTCATTCCAATCCCTTCCTTACGAAGCGACTTCTTCCATGCATCAAGATAAAAGAAAAAAGAACAAGCTAGAAGTCGAGCATCTTCAAGGAGGGGCACTTCGTCTTGCTGAGCAGGTAAAGCTGAAACTTCCTTATACAGAGACGCTTTATCGTTTAATAAAACCGTACGAAATTCAAAAAAAATAAACCACCATAAGAAAAAGCGAGGATTCACCCTCGCTTTTTCTTATGCTTTTACTTTTGCTTCTGAGGAAAATAATTTCTTTGGATTTTCTTCAAATAAAATCGTCAACGTTTCGTCGGATATTCCAACTGCCTTCAATTTAGGAATGATTTCTTCAAAAATATACGCTGGTTGCCAATTAGCCATGATTTTTTCCACTGCCTCTGGAAGAACTGGTGGGCGCCCCATCCAATAGTTTACGGTATCATGTGATAGCATGATTTGGTTTTCAAATCCGCTATTCAATAATCCAATTAATGTAATAAGACGTTCTTTATCATAAGGAGCACCAACGAGTCCCTGTATGCCAAAGCGGTCAAAACCGATATTCACCCCCATTTCTAATGTCTTCAAATGATAAGCAGCATCTGTATTTCCACACATATGACCAATGATGATGGATTGTGGGTGGACACCTTCTTCAATCAAAAGCTGTGCTTGCTCAGGCCCCATTGTCCCCTCTTGTGTATGCGTTAAAATTGAAATGCCCGTTTCTTTATGAACACGTGCAGCGGCTTTAAAAAACATCATTTCATAATCTGTAATTTGATCTTTACTAGAGGCTAGTTTAATAACCCCTGGCTTAATTCCAGTTGTTCCAATCCCATCCGAAATTTCCTTGCTAAACATCTCATAAATATCTTCTTCTGCCGTTCCAAGACCCTGTCTAAATTTGAAATAAGGGGTCGCACCTTCCCCTTCATAGTAGTATCCGGTCGCACAAATTATTTGTAGTCCTGTTTCAGTTGATATTGTTCGAAGAAGTTCCGGATTTCTACCACACTCGTTCGGCGTAGGATCCACTACCGTTTTCACACCGTGTGCCATGACACTTTCGGCAACTGATATACCTACCTGAAGTGCTTCTTGAAAATCAAATGCTCCAAGAGAAACATCCCCACTAAAACCTGGATAACCAAATGCAAAATGCTCATGAACTAGCGTTTTCCCGAGCTGCTCTACCGGAATTGGACCCGTCACTGTTTCTACTGTTTTCCCCATATTATTTCACTCCTTCTGCTTTTTGGCGCTCGTTATCCTGGAGTTTTCTCCATAAAATCTTTCCACTACTCGTAGTTGGAAATGCATCCATAAACTCAATCATTCTTGGATATTTATAAGCTGCCATTTGTTCTTTGGACCATTCGATAATCTCTTCTTCCGTGACTTTTCCTTTATCACCCTCATTTAGAATGACAAAAGCTTTAACTGTTTCACCTCGACGAGGATCAGGAACACCGACAACGCAAGCTTGCTGAACAGCTGGGTGCTTATATAAGATTGACTCGACTTCTGTTGGCCACACTTTAAAACCCGAAGCATTGACCATTCGCTTTACGCGATCAATCATAAAAAAGTATCCTTCTTCATCATAGCGTCCTATATCACCCGTTCGGAAGAAAGACTTCCCATCAAGGTCTATAAACGAATTGCGATTTTCATCCTCTCGATTATAGTATCCATCAAACACTTGTGGGCCGTTCACTACGATTTCACCTGGCTCACCTGGTCCAAGCTCTTTCATTGTATTAGGATCGATTACACGAGCATCCACGTCGAATGAAGGAACGCCTAAGCATTGAAGTTTTGGAAAATCAGGTGGATTGAAATGAGTGTGAGATATCGTTTCAGATAAACCATACCCTTCTATAAATCGTAAGCCTGTTAAGTTATATAATTTCTCCCCAACAGCTGCTGGTAAAGGAGCACCGCCCCCAGCTAGTATTTTTAGTGATGAAATTGAATAGTTTGGTAGATTAGGGTTTGATAGAAAATCAATCAGCATTGTACTAATATTAACCCAGTTAGCAACCTCATATTTTTCAATGTATTTAGCAGCCAAATCCCGATCCCAACGTGTCATGACTACCATTGGAGCCCCGCTATAAATGGGGGCATGCATGCTATGGAGCATACCTGTCACATGAAATAAAGGTAGCGTTACAAGATGCATGCCATCTGCTGTGATATTCATCCATTGAGATGCTCCTACAGCATTTGCTTGAAGCGTGCGGTTTGGATGAATGCATCCTTTTGGAAGACCAGTTGTACCAGATGTATAGGGCATGACCGCAACGTCATGAATAGATCTTACATATTCTCCAGGTGAATATTGGTGATTGACTACATCTTCCCACGTATAATGATTCGCCTTGTCCACTCTTCTAGCTTCTAGTGAAACTTCTGCTGGTATATCGCTTTCGTTACCGGCATAGTGAGAATAAGCTGCCGTGATAACATTAGTAAGTGTGGTTGACCCTACTAAAGGTTCTACCTTTTCATAGAGCTCCTGACCTACGATTGCGGTTTTAATATCGCAATCCTTAATATAGAAAGAGAGTTCCTCTGCTGTTAACATTGGATTAATGGGAACAACGACAGCATTCGCTCTTAGGATCGCATAATAGGAAATGACAAACTGTGCAGAATTCTGCATGAAAAGAAGAACGTTTTCACCCTCAGTGACCTTCAACTGCTCAAGAAAAGCAGCCGTACGATCAACTTCCGCTAGTAGCTCTTTGTATGTTAGTGTTGCTCCGTAATAAATTATTGCTTCTTTATTCGGATATCTTTTGGCAGAAACAGCGAGGTTATCATAGATAGTCGTTTCAGGAACGGTAAGTGAATATGGTACTCGTTTAGGCCAGAATTTAAAATGATTTGTTTGCATTTTTTCGATCCCCTTTCAAGTCCACTTAATTTTCTATCTTAACTACTTTTCCGTCTTCAACAGCTCCGATAGCTGGTTTCCAGTCAAATGCACCACCGTTATAAATGCCAGTTAAATGCCAAACCATTTGCTCGTCGGGAAGTGATTGAACGCCTGCATCCATGCTTTCGATGATTTTGGCTGGATCGTCAACTGACCCGGCTTCTTTCATCGCATTTACGATGACATGCATCGCTTGATAGTTAAATGCACCTTCAGCAGTTGGAATCCGCTCGAATCGTTCTTTGTATTGACTAATAAAATTCTCAGCCCCTGGAGCATCACTATCAATAATTGGAAGAGCACCTATCGTACCTTCTAACTGATCAAGCCCGCCTAGTACAGGCTCAATTTCTTCAATTTTTGACTGATCCATCAGCATGAAACCGCCTTCAAAACCAAGCTCTCTTGCTTGTTTAATCACGAGCGCTGTAGGCTGAGAAGGTCCTCCTACAAACATTACGTCAGGATTATTGCTTAATGCTTTTGTCACGATGGAGAAGAAATCTGTATCTTTACTAAAATCAATAGAACCTTCAAATACAACTTCTCCGCCATTTTCTTCCCATACCGGCTTTAATGCTTCTGTCCAATCTTTACCATATTGAGAGGAAGTAGGCAGAAGAGCTATTTTCTTTCCAAATCGCTCCATTTGATAGTCTGTAAAAGGCTCAGGATAAGCATTGTAAGCTGGCGGAATCCCTAATGTCAGCGAATTATTTTGTTCCATAATTTTCGGTTCACTCGTATAGGCTGCAATAAGAAAGTCTTCTTGTTCGTTAAATACTTGAGTAGCGAATACGCCTCCACTATGAGGAACGAAAATAATTGGCGTATCATTTTCTTGTACAAGTCTTCTCGCATTTGTACCTGTTTCATTCGGTAGATATTGATCGTCTAATGTCACAAGGTTAATGCCATATTGTTTGCCATTCACTTCGAAACCTTCTTGATTAATCTCATCTACGGCCATTTCTAATCCGCTCAACGTATTTTCCCCATAATATGCTGCAGGTCCACTTAGTGGGCCACTAAACCCAATGTTGACCGTGTTCTCTGCAGAAGATGTTGCATCTGCATTTGTACTAGTATCTTTTGATTTATTTTCATTAGAAGATCCTTCTGAATTACTGGAGTTACTAACGGACCCCGCCGCACAACCGCCCACAACCATCAGTCCAATTAACACCATCATGAATACAAAAAGCTTTATCCCAATTTTCATCGTTATCCCCCTATACTAATCGATTCCAATTATGCTCCAATATAAGCTTTTCGAATCTCATCATTAGACAAAAGTTCTTCCTTGCTTCCTTCTAGTACAATTTTGCCACTCTCAATGACATAACCCCGATCAGAAATTTGAAGTGCTGCATTTGCATTCTGCTCTGCCAGCAGAATCGTTGTTCCCTGCTCATTGATATCCTCGATAATGTGGAACATTTGCTCAACGATCAATGGTGCTAGACCTAATGATGGTTCATCAAGGAGAAGGACTTTCGGCTTGGCCATTAATGCGCGACCTATGGCAAGCATCTGCTGTTGACCACCACTAAGAGATCCAGCTGCTTGATGGCGCTTATCGTATAAGATAGGAAAAAGAGAATACACCTCCTTTAACTGATTTTCCATTTCCTTTCGATGCTTTCGATGAACATAACTACCCATCTTCAGATTTTCATAGACAGACATTTGTGGAAATAACTTTCTCCCTTCAGGACACTGGACTATGCCTTCCTTCACAAGAGAGTGAGGCGGTTTTCCCGTTACCTTGCGATCCATAAATAGAACATCACCAGATACTGGCTTCATCAAACCACTGATCGTTCTAAATATAGTGCTCTTTCCTGCCCCGTTAGCTCCAAGTAAAACAACCGTTTCTCCTTTGTTAACATTTAAGGAAATCTGGTGAAGAACGTTCGATGCACCGTAGTTGACGTTAATTGTGGATAGCTGGAGCATGCGCTGCACCCCCTAGATAGGCTTGAATCACAGCTTCATTTTGGCGAATTTCCTCTGGTCGCCCTTCTGCAATTTTCTTCCCGTGGTTCAAGACCACAATTTGATCAGCTAGACTCATAATCATCGGCATCTTATGCTCAATAAGACAAACCGTAATGCCGTGGTCAGCCATCTTCCTCATTAAATACGCTAGGCCATCTGTTTCATCTGGATTCACTCCGGCAGCTGGTTCATCAAGAAGAACCATTTCGGGATCAGTCGCTAAAGCTAGAGCAAAAGCGAGTCTCTTTTTTTCTTCCTGTGATATAAGGGATACAGGATGTTCAACAACATGCATCATTTCAACAAACTTTAGCGCTTCTAATGCCTTTTCGTAGGACTTTTTTTCTTCATCTTTTTCTCTTTTCGTACGGAAAAGCGCATCCCATATTCCGGATTTGGTACGAAGCCTATGGCCGATCAGCACATTATCTAGAACAGTCGATTGCTCAAATAAGTTTGTTGTTTGAAAAGTTCTTCCTATTCCTAGTCTTGCAATTTGCTGTGGAGGTAACTTTGTAATCTCTTTTCCTTTGAAATTAATTCTTCCAGATGTCAGTGGGTGTATCCCACTAATCAAGTTAAAAAAAGTTGACTTCCCGGCGCCGTTAGGTCCAATGATTGCTGTAATGGTCCCTTTTTCTATAGACACATTCACATCTTCAACAGCCGCTAGTCCCCCGAAGCGCTTCGTGATTCCTTCTGTTGAAAAAAACATTAGCCTGCCTCCCCTACGTTCCTTTTAACATCACGCTTTTCCTTAGCGGTTTTCACCTTTTTCTGTCGCTTTTTTTGCATATACGCTTGAATACTACCTGTTATTCCACGAGGGTAGTATAAGACTAATAAAACAACTACAGGACCGAAAATGAGCATTCGATACTCTTCAAGAAACTGCAAGGATTGAGTAAGAGAGATGACAATGAGTGTGCCAACAATCGGACCTGCTAGAGTTCCAATCCCTCCCACAAGAAGGTACATCAACATCTCGAACGTAACGGTAATAGCTGAGATTTGTGGGCCGATAAACCGAATAAAAGACGCGTACAAAGCCCCAGATAATCCAGCAAATAATGCTGATAGGGTAAAAGCAAGCAACTGATTTTTCATGATTGAAATACCAATCGTTTTCGCAAGCTCTTCACTATTACGGATCGCAATAAATGTCCTACCAAGTAATGAATGTACGATGCGATAACAAAGAAAAATCGTAAATGATAGAAAAAATAGAGCCAGATAATACTGAGATATTAACGTATCAAAAGTGATGGGACCGATACTCCCAGGAGCGGGAATTCCAATTAACCCTCGAACTCCTCCAGTTAAACTATCCCATTTATCTATTAGGAGATAGATAATAACGCCTACACACATCGTATAAATTGCAAAGAAATGAGATTTCGTTCGAAGAGCAACCACACCGACAATAGCGCCTGCTATAGAGGTGATCGCGACAGCAAGAAATAAAGCCATCCAATAAGGCATTCCAGCTTTTGTTGTCAGTAATCCAAGTCCATATGCTCCTATTGCAAAAAATCCTGCATGAGCGAGAGATAAATAACCCACATAGCCTGAAATGATGTTAAAACCGTAGACTGCAATGGACCAAATAAACACAAGTGTCAGTAATTGCAGCACATACATATTTGGGAAAACTAGCGGAAAAAGAACAGCAACACACGCTATCAAAAGTAAAAGGGTTCGTTTTGAGAGAACATTTAGCATTACTGAACCCCCTTAGTAAACAACCCGGTCGGCTTGGCTGTGAGAATCACAACGAGTAAGAGAAACGCAATCACATCTTTATAGTCAGAGGATATGTACGTTGCTCCAATGCTCTCCGTTAATCCAAGTAAATAACCTCCAAGTATGGCACCAGGGATACTCCCCATTCCGCCAATGATGATGATGACAAATGCTTTCATGATGACGAGGTTTCCCATCGTAGGGAATACGAGATTAATTGGCGAAGCAAGTGAAGCTGCTGCAGCCGCTAAACCACCAGCAATCGCGAACGTGAGCCATGCTACCTGATTTGCATTAATTCCTACTAGAAAGGCCCCTTCTCTATTTTGAGCCATGGCAATAATAGCTGCCCCAATCATTGTTTTGGTTAAGAAAAAATGAAGCGCAAGCATAAGGATCACGGCTGCCACGATAATTAAGAGTCTTTGCAGAGTTACCGTTAAACCGAATAAGTTAACTACAGAACCATATGGGGTGTCCATTCTGTGGTATTCTGTTCCCCACATAAATTGACCAAATGCTTCTAGAAAAAGAAGGATACCAATGGCCGCAACCATCATTCTCATCCCATCAGCGCCTTCTAACTTTTTGAAAATAAGCTGTTGCGTCACTA
The sequence above is drawn from the Pseudalkalibacillus hwajinpoensis genome and encodes:
- a CDS encoding ABC transporter ATP-binding protein is translated as MFFSTEGITKRFGGLAAVEDVNVSIEKGTITAIIGPNGAGKSTFFNLISGIHPLTSGRINFKGKEITKLPPQQIARLGIGRTFQTTNLFEQSTVLDNVLIGHRLRTKSGIWDALFRTKREKDEEKKSYEKALEALKFVEMMHVVEHPVSLISQEEKKRLAFALALATDPEMVLLDEPAAGVNPDETDGLAYLMRKMADHGITVCLIEHKMPMIMSLADQIVVLNHGKKIAEGRPEEIRQNEAVIQAYLGGAAHAPAIHN
- a CDS encoding branched-chain amino acid ABC transporter permease — protein: MELLFQQIFNGLTIGSVYTLVALGLTLVFGILHVPNFAHGAFYMVGAYVTLMMMVGFGFHYWIAIIASITVVALLGVVTQQLIFKKLEGADGMRMMVAAIGILLFLEAFGQFMWGTEYHRMDTPYGSVVNLFGLTVTLQRLLIIVAAVILMLALHFFLTKTMIGAAIIAMAQNREGAFLVGINANQVAWLTFAIAGGLAAAAASLASPINLVFPTMGNLVIMKAFVIIIIGGMGSIPGAILGGYLLGLTESIGATYISSDYKDVIAFLLLVVILTAKPTGLFTKGVQ
- a CDS encoding ketopantoate reductase family protein: MNIIIFGAGALGTYFGSRWSETGENVSFYVREGRKAQIEQEGLQVISVKGNTKVRSPKLITNASEVSSVDLVLLGVKGYHLEDSLPVLKEFVAKGAKVLPILNGIEHISILKDELGEESVLGGLSYIIATLDDQGHVQHTSELHDLIFGPLHPSQEEICASISKMNEHANFNSQLTSNIEEEMWKKYMFISAMSGVTTAGDFHTGIIRDVPETLKLVENVMSEIRTLASQYDIHINQEDIDRRMKSFQSLPYEATSSMHQDKRKKNKLEVEHLQGGALRLAEQVKLKLPYTETLYRLIKPYEIQKK
- a CDS encoding ABC transporter ATP-binding protein, producing MLQLSTINVNYGASNVLHQISLNVNKGETVVLLGANGAGKSTIFRTISGLMKPVSGDVLFMDRKVTGKPPHSLVKEGIVQCPEGRKLFPQMSVYENLKMGSYVHRKHRKEMENQLKEVYSLFPILYDKRHQAAGSLSGGQQQMLAIGRALMAKPKVLLLDEPSLGLAPLIVEQMFHIIEDINEQGTTILLAEQNANAALQISDRGYVIESGKIVLEGSKEELLSNDEIRKAYIGA
- a CDS encoding ABC transporter substrate-binding protein; translated protein: MKIGIKLFVFMMVLIGLMVVGGCAAGSVSNSSNSEGSSNENKSKDTSTNADATSSAENTVNIGFSGPLSGPAAYYGENTLSGLEMAVDEINQEGFEVNGKQYGINLVTLDDQYLPNETGTNARRLVQENDTPIIFVPHSGGVFATQVFNEQEDFLIAAYTSEPKIMEQNNSLTLGIPPAYNAYPEPFTDYQMERFGKKIALLPTSSQYGKDWTEALKPVWEENGGEVVFEGSIDFSKDTDFFSIVTKALSNNPDVMFVGGPSQPTALVIKQARELGFEGGFMLMDQSKIEEIEPVLGGLDQLEGTIGALPIIDSDAPGAENFISQYKERFERIPTAEGAFNYQAMHVIVNAMKEAGSVDDPAKIIESMDAGVQSLPDEQMVWHLTGIYNGGAFDWKPAIGAVEDGKVVKIEN
- a CDS encoding long-chain fatty acid--CoA ligase; this encodes MQTNHFKFWPKRVPYSLTVPETTIYDNLAVSAKRYPNKEAIIYYGATLTYKELLAEVDRTAAFLEQLKVTEGENVLLFMQNSAQFVISYYAILRANAVVVPINPMLTAEELSFYIKDCDIKTAIVGQELYEKVEPLVGSTTLTNVITAAYSHYAGNESDIPAEVSLEARRVDKANHYTWEDVVNHQYSPGEYVRSIHDVAVMPYTSGTTGLPKGCIHPNRTLQANAVGASQWMNITADGMHLVTLPLFHVTGMLHSMHAPIYSGAPMVVMTRWDRDLAAKYIEKYEVANWVNISTMLIDFLSNPNLPNYSISSLKILAGGGAPLPAAVGEKLYNLTGLRFIEGYGLSETISHTHFNPPDFPKLQCLGVPSFDVDARVIDPNTMKELGPGEPGEIVVNGPQVFDGYYNREDENRNSFIDLDGKSFFRTGDIGRYDEEGYFFMIDRVKRMVNASGFKVWPTEVESILYKHPAVQQACVVGVPDPRRGETVKAFVILNEGDKGKVTEEEIIEWSKEQMAAYKYPRMIEFMDAFPTTSSGKILWRKLQDNERQKAEGVK
- a CDS encoding branched-chain amino acid ABC transporter permease yields the protein MLNVLSKRTLLLLIACVAVLFPLVFPNMYVLQLLTLVFIWSIAVYGFNIISGYVGYLSLAHAGFFAIGAYGLGLLTTKAGMPYWMALFLAVAITSIAGAIVGVVALRTKSHFFAIYTMCVGVIIYLLIDKWDSLTGGVRGLIGIPAPGSIGPITFDTLISQYYLALFFLSFTIFLCYRIVHSLLGRTFIAIRNSEELAKTIGISIMKNQLLAFTLSALFAGLSGALYASFIRFIGPQISAITVTFEMLMYLLVGGIGTLAGPIVGTLIVISLTQSLQFLEEYRMLIFGPVVVLLVLYYPRGITGSIQAYMQKKRQKKVKTAKEKRDVKRNVGEAG
- a CDS encoding phosphotriesterase family protein, encoding MGKTVETVTGPIPVEQLGKTLVHEHFAFGYPGFSGDVSLGAFDFQEALQVGISVAESVMAHGVKTVVDPTPNECGRNPELLRTISTETGLQIICATGYYYEGEGATPYFKFRQGLGTAEEDIYEMFSKEISDGIGTTGIKPGVIKLASSKDQITDYEMMFFKAAARVHKETGISILTHTQEGTMGPEQAQLLIEEGVHPQSIIIGHMCGNTDAAYHLKTLEMGVNIGFDRFGIQGLVGAPYDKERLITLIGLLNSGFENQIMLSHDTVNYWMGRPPVLPEAVEKIMANWQPAYIFEEIIPKLKAVGISDETLTILFEENPKKLFSSEAKVKA